The proteins below are encoded in one region of Aeromonas jandaei:
- a CDS encoding alpha-glucosidase, which yields MNTHSLHTPDIDLDSCVIYQIYPMSFQDSDGDGMGDINGIRQRLDYLATLGVDMLWLTPIYRSPKRDNGYDVADYRAIDPAFGTLTEMEQLIAEAAAHGIGIMMDIVANHTSTEHEWFMKALAGDPRYQGYYVFRDQAFVDAHPITSIFGGSGWQYVPALDRYYLHNFDPSQADLDWDNPAVRAEMAAVINFWLGKGIKGFRFDVIDMVSKEWDRLAMSNGPRLHDYIHELNAASFGGKGIITVGETWGADLAHMQNYSNHDGSEFSMVFNFEHLGLGSDKWSSRFAPLAFKRAMARHQQGLHGRGWNSLFLGNHDLPRAVSRFGDDRPEWRETSARLWAMVLHMMQGTPFIYQGEELAMTNRHWQPDELRDVEAINYRASQSGLDPAELSRRLDAIGRDNARTPMQWDAGPHAGFSTATPWIALNANHVEINAAEQLARPDSPFHCYRQLIALRKAHPVVRHGNFELLDGDDPERISYRRHWQDPASGERHTLLLLANLTANPLPMPHFDKVTDKMRLLLANYPGEPLPLFAPYQCAIWLQVEQG from the coding sequence ATGAATACGCACTCCCTTCACACGCCCGATATCGACCTCGATAGCTGCGTCATCTACCAGATCTACCCCATGAGTTTTCAGGACAGCGATGGCGACGGCATGGGCGATATCAACGGCATCCGTCAGCGCCTCGACTATCTGGCCACCCTCGGGGTCGATATGCTCTGGCTCACCCCCATCTATCGCTCCCCCAAACGGGACAACGGCTACGATGTGGCGGACTACCGTGCCATCGACCCCGCCTTCGGCACCCTGACCGAGATGGAGCAGCTGATCGCCGAAGCGGCCGCTCACGGCATCGGCATCATGATGGATATCGTCGCCAACCACACCTCCACCGAGCACGAGTGGTTTATGAAGGCACTGGCTGGCGATCCCCGTTATCAGGGTTATTACGTATTCCGGGATCAAGCCTTTGTCGATGCTCACCCCATTACCTCGATTTTTGGCGGCAGCGGCTGGCAGTACGTGCCAGCGCTTGATCGCTACTACCTGCACAACTTCGATCCCAGTCAGGCCGATCTGGACTGGGATAACCCGGCGGTGCGGGCCGAAATGGCGGCGGTGATCAACTTCTGGCTGGGCAAAGGGATCAAGGGATTTCGCTTCGATGTGATCGACATGGTGAGCAAGGAGTGGGACCGGCTGGCCATGAGCAATGGCCCGCGCCTGCACGACTATATCCACGAGCTCAATGCCGCGAGCTTCGGCGGCAAGGGGATCATCACTGTGGGGGAGACCTGGGGGGCCGATCTCGCCCATATGCAGAACTATTCGAACCACGACGGCAGCGAGTTCAGCATGGTGTTCAACTTCGAGCATCTGGGGCTCGGCAGTGACAAGTGGTCATCCCGTTTTGCTCCCCTCGCCTTCAAGCGAGCCATGGCCCGCCACCAGCAAGGGCTGCACGGGCGTGGCTGGAACAGCCTGTTTCTCGGCAACCACGACCTGCCTCGCGCCGTCTCCCGCTTTGGCGACGACAGACCAGAGTGGCGGGAAACCAGCGCCAGGCTGTGGGCCATGGTGCTGCACATGATGCAGGGCACTCCCTTCATCTATCAGGGGGAGGAGCTGGCCATGACCAACCGCCACTGGCAGCCGGACGAGCTGCGCGATGTGGAGGCCATCAACTACCGCGCCAGCCAGTCAGGGCTGGATCCTGCCGAGCTGAGTCGGCGGCTCGATGCCATCGGCCGCGACAACGCCCGCACCCCGATGCAGTGGGACGCAGGCCCCCACGCCGGTTTCAGCACGGCCACGCCCTGGATTGCCCTCAACGCCAATCACGTCGAGATAAATGCCGCCGAGCAGCTGGCCCGCCCCGACTCGCCGTTTCACTGCTATCGCCAGCTTATCGCCCTGCGCAAGGCTCACCCTGTCGTTCGCCACGGCAATTTCGAACTGCTGGATGGGGATGATCCCGAGCGCATCAGCTATCGCCGCCACTGGCAGGATCCGGCCAGCGGAGAGCGGCACACCCTGCTGCTGCTCGCCAATCTCACGGCGAACCCCTTGCCGATGCCCCACTTCGACAAGGTGACAGACAAGATGCGGTTGCTGCTGGCCAATTACCCAGGCGAACCGCTGCCACTCTTCGCCCCTTATCAGTGCGCCATCTGGCTGCAAGTAGAGCAGGGTTAA
- the nifJ gene encoding pyruvate:ferredoxin (flavodoxin) oxidoreductase → MITTDGNNAVASVAYRTSEVIAIYPITPSSAMAEQSSAWSSERGKNLWGDVPRVVEMQSEGGAIAAVHGALQTGALATSFTSSQGLLLMIPNLYKLAGQLIPFVLHVAARTVATHALSIFGDHSDVMAVRQTGCAMLCASNVQEAQDFALISQIASLNSRLPFIHFFDGFRTSHEIAKIAPLADDTLRALLPADAIRAHRDRALTPDKPVIRGTAANPDTYFQCREASNPWYDAAYGHVSEAMQAFGEQTGRHYRPFEYVGHPQAERIVVLMGSAIGTCEEVIERLLAQGEKVGLVKVRLFRPFSADHLLAAIPESARTIAVLDRTKEPGAQAEPLYLDVMTALAEAVSRGERASLPRVIGGRYGLSSKEFGPACALAVFAELAQENPRQRFTVGIFDDITGLSLPLPALDSQSPIHNQQHKLEALFYGLGSDGTVSAAKNSIKILGNHTDLYPQGYFVYDSKKAGGLTVSHLRVGERPLQSAYLVEEADFIGCHQWQFIDKYRMAERLKAGGIFLLNTPYSEAEIWQRLPSEVQHTLREKEARFYIINAAKIARDCQLGNRINTVMQMAFFQLSAIIPPAEATSLLKQAIATSYGSKGQALVERNWQALEATCAALTRVPLGELDPASRPRPPVVSAKAPDFVQTVTAAMLAGLGDSLPVSAFPPDGTWPVGTTRWEKRNIAKEIPIWEAELCTQCNYCVAACPHSAIRAKVVEADALAAAPTTLDALDVKSRDMRGQQYVLQVAPEDCTGCNLCVEVCPAKDRSNPDRKAINMASRLDHLDEQKANYDFFLDLPERSAEQLERIDIRTSQLISPLFEYSGACSGCGETPYIKLLTQLYGDRLLIANATGCSSIYGGNLPTTPYTTNADGRGPAWANSLFEDNAEFGLGFRLTVDQHRERVRRLLASLGDTIPAALREALGDTTLPVSEQRAHIQQLRALLQGSQIPAALELARDADYLVEKSVWLIGGDGWAYDIGFGGLDHVLSLGENINVLVLDTQCYSNTGGQQSKATPLGAITKFGEQGKRKARKDLGASVMMYGHVYVAQISLGAQMNQTVKAIQEAEAYPGPSLIIAYSPCEEHGYDMAESHEQMKQLTATGFWPLYRFDPRRADEGKLPLALDSRAPNASLAETLRHEPRFQRLERQLPEVASQLYQEAEQEANRRFAWLSQLAGKESPAQE, encoded by the coding sequence ATGATCACCACAGACGGGAATAACGCAGTCGCCTCGGTGGCGTACCGCACCAGCGAAGTCATCGCCATCTACCCCATCACCCCCAGCTCGGCCATGGCTGAACAGTCGTCGGCCTGGTCGAGCGAACGGGGCAAGAACCTGTGGGGGGATGTCCCCCGGGTTGTCGAGATGCAGTCGGAAGGGGGTGCCATCGCCGCCGTCCACGGCGCCCTGCAGACCGGCGCGCTGGCGACCTCGTTTACCTCGTCGCAGGGTTTGCTGCTGATGATCCCCAACCTCTACAAGCTGGCGGGTCAGCTTATCCCCTTTGTGCTGCATGTGGCGGCGCGCACCGTGGCGACCCACGCGCTATCGATCTTTGGCGATCACTCGGACGTGATGGCGGTGCGCCAGACCGGCTGCGCCATGCTCTGTGCCAGCAATGTGCAGGAGGCGCAGGATTTTGCCCTGATCTCCCAGATAGCGAGCCTCAACAGCCGCCTTCCCTTTATCCACTTCTTCGACGGCTTTCGTACCTCTCACGAGATCGCCAAGATAGCGCCGCTCGCTGACGACACCCTGCGCGCCCTGCTGCCCGCAGATGCCATCCGTGCCCATCGTGACCGGGCGCTCACCCCCGACAAACCGGTCATTCGCGGTACCGCCGCCAACCCGGACACCTACTTCCAGTGCCGGGAGGCGAGCAACCCCTGGTATGACGCCGCCTATGGCCATGTGAGCGAGGCGATGCAGGCTTTTGGCGAACAGACCGGCCGCCACTACCGGCCATTTGAATACGTCGGCCACCCGCAGGCGGAGCGGATTGTGGTGCTGATGGGATCGGCGATTGGCACCTGTGAAGAGGTGATCGAGCGCCTGCTGGCCCAAGGGGAGAAGGTGGGGCTGGTGAAGGTACGGCTGTTCCGCCCCTTCTCGGCCGATCACCTGTTGGCCGCGATTCCCGAGAGTGCCCGCACCATCGCCGTACTGGATCGCACCAAGGAGCCGGGCGCACAGGCCGAGCCCCTCTATCTCGACGTGATGACGGCGCTGGCCGAAGCGGTCAGCCGGGGCGAGCGGGCAAGCCTGCCACGGGTCATCGGCGGTCGATACGGCCTCTCCTCCAAAGAGTTCGGCCCCGCCTGCGCGCTGGCGGTGTTTGCCGAACTGGCGCAAGAAAACCCGCGCCAGCGCTTTACCGTCGGCATCTTCGATGACATCACAGGTCTCTCGCTACCGCTGCCCGCGCTGGATTCGCAAAGCCCCATCCACAACCAGCAACACAAGCTGGAGGCACTCTTCTACGGTCTTGGCAGCGATGGCACCGTCTCGGCGGCCAAGAACAGCATCAAGATCCTCGGCAACCACACCGACCTCTATCCGCAGGGCTATTTCGTCTACGACTCCAAGAAGGCGGGCGGCCTCACCGTCTCTCACCTGCGGGTGGGCGAGCGGCCGCTGCAATCGGCCTATCTGGTGGAAGAGGCGGACTTTATCGGCTGCCATCAGTGGCAGTTCATCGACAAGTACCGGATGGCGGAGCGCTTGAAGGCGGGTGGCATCTTCCTGCTCAACACCCCCTACAGCGAAGCGGAGATCTGGCAGCGCCTCCCCAGCGAGGTGCAGCACACCCTGCGCGAGAAAGAGGCGCGCTTCTACATCATCAACGCCGCCAAAATTGCCCGCGACTGCCAGCTCGGTAACCGCATCAATACCGTGATGCAGATGGCCTTCTTCCAGCTCAGCGCCATCATTCCCCCCGCAGAGGCGACCAGCCTGCTGAAGCAGGCCATCGCCACCAGCTATGGCAGCAAGGGACAAGCGCTGGTCGAACGCAACTGGCAGGCACTGGAGGCAACCTGCGCTGCCCTGACCCGGGTGCCACTTGGCGAGCTGGATCCCGCCAGCCGCCCCCGCCCGCCGGTGGTTTCGGCCAAGGCCCCCGATTTTGTCCAGACCGTCACCGCCGCCATGCTGGCGGGACTGGGTGACAGCCTGCCGGTCTCCGCCTTCCCGCCGGATGGCACCTGGCCGGTCGGCACCACCCGCTGGGAAAAGCGCAATATCGCCAAGGAGATCCCCATCTGGGAGGCGGAGCTCTGCACCCAGTGCAACTACTGCGTCGCCGCCTGTCCCCACTCGGCCATTCGCGCCAAGGTGGTGGAAGCGGATGCGCTGGCCGCTGCTCCCACCACTCTCGATGCGCTGGATGTGAAATCCCGTGACATGCGCGGCCAACAGTACGTGTTGCAGGTGGCGCCGGAGGATTGCACCGGCTGCAACCTCTGCGTCGAAGTCTGCCCGGCCAAGGATCGCAGCAACCCGGATCGCAAGGCGATCAATATGGCTTCACGCCTCGATCACCTCGACGAGCAGAAGGCCAACTACGACTTCTTCCTCGACCTGCCAGAGCGCAGCGCCGAGCAGCTGGAGCGCATCGACATTCGCACCTCCCAGCTCATCTCGCCGCTGTTTGAATACTCGGGCGCCTGCTCCGGCTGTGGCGAGACTCCCTATATCAAGTTGCTGACCCAGCTCTATGGCGATCGGCTGCTGATTGCCAACGCCACCGGCTGCTCGTCCATTTATGGCGGCAACCTGCCTACCACCCCCTACACCACCAACGCCGACGGGCGCGGGCCAGCCTGGGCCAACTCGTTGTTTGAAGACAACGCCGAGTTCGGACTGGGCTTCCGTCTTACCGTCGATCAGCACAGGGAGCGGGTGCGCCGTCTGCTGGCGAGCCTGGGCGACACCATACCGGCAGCGCTGCGCGAGGCGCTCGGCGATACCACCCTGCCGGTTTCCGAGCAGCGGGCCCATATCCAGCAGTTGCGAGCACTGCTGCAGGGGAGCCAGATCCCGGCAGCCCTTGAACTGGCCCGCGATGCGGACTATCTGGTGGAAAAATCGGTCTGGCTCATCGGCGGCGATGGCTGGGCCTACGACATCGGCTTTGGCGGGCTCGACCATGTGCTGAGTCTGGGGGAGAACATCAATGTGCTGGTGCTCGACACCCAGTGCTACTCCAACACCGGCGGCCAGCAGTCGAAGGCAACCCCGCTTGGTGCCATCACCAAGTTTGGCGAGCAGGGCAAACGCAAGGCACGCAAGGATCTCGGCGCCAGCGTGATGATGTATGGCCACGTCTATGTGGCGCAGATCTCCCTCGGAGCCCAGATGAACCAGACGGTGAAGGCAATTCAGGAAGCGGAAGCCTACCCGGGGCCGTCGCTCATCATCGCCTACAGCCCCTGCGAGGAGCATGGCTACGACATGGCCGAGAGCCACGAGCAGATGAAGCAGCTGACCGCCACCGGCTTC